The segment GTCGATATCTGGGCACACAGGTAAGGGTCAACGTTGAGTCACAGTGACTGTGCGGCTTTGAATGGCGCTCAAATGACGTTGCTTTTGTGGATGCAGTCCAATTATCGCACGAGTACAGCGCGAAAGGTCTTCTATGTTAATGCTTGCCTGGAAGACCAACTGCTGCTATAATCTTACAGGGTTGAAGCTTAATAACAAAGCTGGAGGAGGATAGAATGCATAGCGCGTGACACGACCTAAATGACTGATTGCCTCCAACCAATACCAAGAAGCCCTCATGTCTTTGGTGACAGGTTCCGACGTGCCCAATCGTACAGCGTTGTCGCAGGCCGACCCATGACAGTTTGGAAGTCATCACGCGCAGTAGCTTGGTAATGCATTTGCCCGCTCTCGCCAAGACGCATTGTCTGCACAGCGCTCTCTAGGTAGAGGCGAGTACCGGCGTCCGGAATTGACGTGAGCTTCGCCGCAAGGCCCTCCGAGGTGAGAACATTGCATTTTATCTTGATCCCTGTGGCTTCCGTGATGATAGCGGCGGCCTGTGGACCAGTGAGGATCTCTGGGCTGAGGCTGTAATCGGCACCGGCGTGCTTCTCGGGTCCCTCGCGGAGCACTGCGGCCGCTACAGTACCGATGTCGGCGGCTGAAACCCAGCCGAATGCAGCCTCTCCCCACATGACATCGAAGGAACCTTTCTCGGTGGTTGATGGTTCGGTGACTAAAACGGAATCCAAGATGACATTGGGGTGCAGGTTGGTCCAAGCCAGCCCGGACGCTTTGATGTAGGTCTCAACCATGTCATGCCGGCCAAAGTGCGGAATGTGGTCCCGGCCCGAGCTGTAGACACCAAGGTGGACCACGAATTTGACTCCGGCGGCTGCAGATGCGTCGATCAGCATCTTGCTTTGGTACAGCATGGCTGCCGTGCCGCcagtgacgatgaagacCCTGTCGATGCCTTTCAATGCTGCTGGCAGTGTTTCGGGTTTTTCAAGATCCAGAATGACAGCTTGCCGCCCTTCTCGTCGCCATCGCTCGGCAGTCGTGGCACGGCTGGTCGCCAATCGCACCGTGATACCCTCGCAATTTGCATCAAGCCCTTTGACGACATGTGAGCCTACCCTGCCTGATGCGCCGATAACAAGTACAGTGGCCACAGTGGCAATTGGTATAGTAGGCCAGTGGGACAGGCCTTAGGGAGAATAAAACAATCCCAACCAGACGATCTTCTAACCTTGATTTTATTTCAAATACCATATAAGCGCGATACAAATgttaaaatattaaatagCTTGATCATATTCAATACCAACGGTGGGAAAGAGTACCCCAGGTTTCTCGGTGGAGGAGAGACACAGGGCCCAATACATAATAATCCCGGGCCGGATTATTAATCAATCGTGATACAGTACCCATATGTCAGATAAAAGCATTCCAACCGGAGAACTATGTTGCATTTGGAAGATGTCATGCTAGGGCAAATATTAAATCGAGTCATAACTCCGAGTCAGGTCGTCCTGTGCTTTCATTCCCCTCTATACAAACCAGTTAATCTGACAATTATGGATCGGGAATCAAGCTAGGACACAGTAGCAGAAAGACGAGGTTCCATCTGGCTCAAGGTCGGGCTCGGCAGAATTGATGTCTCCGATCCTGTGCTGGTTTTGATTTATCACATTCACCCAGAGTTAGCTTTCAGCCTATGATTAGTGATCAACGAAAGGCCAACACCCCATCCGAACACCACGGCGTACAACAACGAGAATCAATTTGTCAACTAACATGCTATTTAATGATTCTTATCCCGACGTCCCCCACCCTTGAAATTACCTTGACACAAAGCTTTCATGAGTTATTAAATACTGCGCACAGTTGTTGCCTTCTTGGAATGATGAATTACCGAGGCAACAAGCGGTTAGAGGTAGCCGTGCGAATGTTGTGGCCAAAAGCAAATACTGCCACTGAGCCATTGCTCGGTCGGGAGAAGATTCAACCGCTCCCTAAGATCGAAATGGGTTCAAAAAGCCCTGAAAGGTCCCGCAAAACATCTGCTTGGGCGACCTGAATGGCTTGGCCACCACTTTCCCCATACTAGGTGAGCAATGCACACTCCCGAGGTATGAGATGTAGATACTTACAGTCACATCGATCACAGTGTTAGTACTTCCGCATCGCGACTACCTGACAAAGCCCAAAATGAGCGCAGGAAAGGCGGTTCATATTCTTGACTATTGATAGTTTATTCGAGATTCCAGGACCATGTGTAGATCGTGGTAATCATATGTGTGTAATTAAGAGACCGCATGCCCTGTGAGGAAGCCAAGCAACTAGTCAGGTCGAACGGTAGGAAAGATAGAATATGTTTATAAGCTTACGCATCACTCGGAGAGGGAGTGTCTTATGAGGCCAGCATCAATGTATCCATCTTCCGTTCTAATGGCAAGATCGGGTTCGCACTCTTGTTGATAGATGTAAAAGCGTTCTAGCTTTATAACCACCAGCTGCTGGCCGTATAAAGGTATCTAGAGGAAATGGATGCTCGATAGTGGAGATCCCTCTTTGTCTGGCTCTAATATCTGGTGTTACTGCGCTGTTGGCTGTCTTGAAGCTCTGAAAGTGCAATGGAGGGGGAATGATAGTGGTAGTATTACGTGTCGTTTAATTCTCTATAACAAACGCCTTGATTGTATTTGCGCTATCAAAAGAGGTTCGTGACACGGTTTCGATTAGAGAAAGTCTCATAAGCTACTGGAATCCTAAGGTAGTCGACAACTCGGACTCCACCGAGTTCTCCGACTCCGAATAAAAGTGGAGTGGCCGAAATGGCATTCATGCCGAACATTGTCCCACAAAATCAAATGCAATCAAGCAAACTGCCAAACAAATCAATCACAGAGGAAAACCTAGATTTGAAATGAAATTTGATATATTTGATATACGACttgaggttgaagatatGATCTATTACGCTGGTGGGGTTGTCTTTGCGGCTTACCCGGCACTCCATTTGCTCCTCTCCAGTGCGGCCTCCCTCAAGGCTCACTGGTATCGCCAATCCTCTTTCTGCTCTACACGGAAACTAAACTACGCATCCAGCTCCGTCGATGAGATGATACGCTGGGGCGCGGCAAATGGTCTCTTTCGACCCAAATAAAACTGAAGTCATGCACTTTTCTTGTGATAAACTGAGGAGCACCCCGGCAATACGTCACAGTGATGCTAAGAAACTGTTGAGCAGGACTGGGtgtcacgtgcaagcagggatactttaagattacagccgaaatggtaaaacctctaaggggcAGAACTTGAACATAACACAAGATGAATATACAAATCTGGatcaatggaccgaatacacgtaatgtctgacagaAACATCCTGAAGCAGCCCTGCGCTGGCTTGGCATCTGACTTGACAATAGAATATCCTTCCGAATTCACGTCGAAAAGTGGGCGGCAACGACGAAGGCCGTCGCCTGCGGATTCTCGACCATTCGCCAGCTTCAGACATTTGTCAGCCTGTGCCGATTGTCAATCACGTCCACTTGACTCATTAACCTCAAATCACCACCGATGGTATACATCATATTATCATTGTAATTCTTAGTTTAACAGTCAAGACTCTTTATTCATATATCCACTACTTTTACTTGTTGGCATCGCAGGTTACCTAGAGGTTGCCTGCAGTCTTAGAATTAGACTTTCCAATAGGTATAACTGAACAAAGCTGTACGCAGGAAGCAAGAAGTTGTCCATGTTCATTGAGAATCTCAATGTTCATATCAAATCTCCCGCCGTGTATTCTGTTCATTGTGGTTCGAGTGAGGAGCCAGTCCTCTGGAGTAATCTCAGACCGGAACATAATGTTCAGAGCGGTGGTGGGTATACCCCAGCTGCTGGCGGCTTCCATCCCATTCTCAGCATAATTGAGGAAGATGGGGGGAACCTTAAGGGTGAAACATGTTAGCTTGGGTCACAACACAGTCGACATATAGTAGTTACCAGGTCTGCCAGTACAGGCAAGTGCTCGAAACCGAActctcctccatcatccaaTTTCGCCCACTGATATCTGGTATTCTGTCCTCCGAATCTTTCACTCCACAGTGGCGAATTGCCGTCATTAGGTGTGTATACCCTTATCGTCGATGCCGGGGGATTCATGTAGTAGTAACTGGCATCTGACCATCGGACGCAATCCATCGTTCGATCTGGTACTCGCCAGACTGAAGGTTGCATATTGGTGACTTGACCGTCGTCTCTCAATATACCAAGCCTCACTACAGCAACTGTGCAGATCTTGTGTTCATGGAGCTCTAACGATTTCAGCCTGGCTTCAATCGTTGAAGTGCGTTTACCTCTGCTAAGAGTTTCAAGAGCAATCTCGAATCGACCCTGGGGTAGCGGTTCGAGGAACTCCACGGACATGTTGAGGGGTTCCATGTTCCCCAGGCTCCCATGCTTGTCGCGATAATATTGCCGCGCTGTCATCATCAGAACTGTGGCACAATACCCACCATGGGCTGCCAATCGACGGCCGCCTGCAAGTTCAACATTAATGATGCGTTTTGGGTTCATGTATGGCGAATAACGCACCATTGCCGCACCAGTCCAGTGGGACACTGCCACTATATCTCTGTCCATCGGAGTCGGCAACTGGACTCGTCTTGATCGCGTCCGGCAATGGGGTTCTAGGGAAGTTGAAAGGTCTCCATGTTGGAGTAACGGCTGCGTGAGAATTGGGCAGATGTGAGTTTGACATGACTGCAGCATTGGAGTCTCAAGTAACCGGAAAGAATTGTATTATTGGAAGAAGATCAGGCCAAGACCTTGTTCTGGCGCGATGACTTAACAACCGGAAAGAATATATATCGTGAGTGGAAGAGCTAATTTCTAGCGGGGTGCGGCGATTAATTAAGCCTCAGTAGAGACGTAAGGTTTTGAGCGTTCCGAATACCCCGACCTCAACATTAACTCAAATGGAGCGAAATGCAACTCTATGGTCACGCGGTGCTGAGGAAATAGAGTTGGTAATGGACCAGGTATGGAGGATTTAATATATGTTCAGTAATCATAGCTCGTCTAGCGTCATTACCATTATCAAATAGAGCTAGGATCTGAGGACCCCTGTCTTTCTGCTGTACTCATTTAAAGCAGATATTGATAGGTCTATGTATTTGCACAGTCGACGGAGAAAGCCGGGCAAGTGCGGGTTAGTGTTATACCGGATTAGGGTAATCTAAACGCAGGGGTCCcttatctcttttttttttctttctttttttagGCTTTCCCGGTTTATCTGAACATCGATAACGTAGACGACAAGCAAGCGAGACACCCCGCTTTTTACCTTAGAGGCAATTTTTTAAGTAATTCTTAACAATCTAActtaagcttaaaatagctaagtTTTTgataacttatatataagtcttaaaataacgtggttgataagcgagtgagtcagacaagcgagtgagtcagcGCACTGtacagctaaaaatagcctaccctatagtgcctacctaccttaaataaaatagctaagaatcTAAAAAAACTGTTTTTACATAATAtgtagctatttatttatagaaatatatttttttaaatttttagctattatattttatatagaaaagcttatttacacagtGTAAGtagtgtaaataagcttttctttattttacttatataataaattaaatacaaTTCTTTAATTTAGTAAGAAGcttttttaaatagttaaatatataatatcttaattatagctattttaggcttagcttgaattttatataggctttttaaaagtagcttttaaggtataggttaagctgactcacttgcttgtctgacactcgcttatcaaccacgttaaGCTATAACGTAtttgataagcgagttgACCAGACAAGTGAGTTGATCACTCTTATTTTTGCCTTAAATCCGGTTTTTAAAAAAACCTTTAAAAATTCaaattaagcttaaaatagctataagcattatagcttatatataagtcttaaaataagctatattagTTTTCTTAGGTTTTttaaaaaattatatatagctataaacctTAAAACCTATTTATACTGTATTTTACACTGTATAATTAAGCATTTctatataaagtaaaagagctaaaaatctttaaaaaatagtatttaataagtttaactatactattagtaaaaatatttttattagatttttaactattttatttatagcttaagaatgctatagggtaggctatttatagttatacAGTGCGGTGATCAACTCACTTGTTTGGTcaactcgcttatcaaacacgttattaaattttatatatttctaAAAAAATTTCTATATAGCTCTAAACCTTAGAGTCTATTTATACTGTATAATATACTGTgttttaaggttttctatgtgacggttgggtttccaaacaggtaaactagtccgtactaggtttatgtttgcagataacgtagggcgtgatgctgagcgatgcgaagtgtcacgtctcttaatgatcaagtaatgcggtttaggcttattgatgtaaagatgctttattgatagctggtgagctaagttctatctaCTGCTAAATGAATGTGTATATATACTGAGAGATATGCGAGTCGAACGTGGTCGGTTCGACTCTGTCCGTCTTCCTTCGTCATGAAAGTCGAATGGCGTGCGTTCGACTTGTTACAGGGTAGGTAGCTGTTGATTGGAAGAAAAAGTGGGGCGCTCATTCACGTGCGTCAGAATGTGTTGGGTCGTAACattctatataaaataaaataattaaaagtcTTTAAAAAGTCCTTTCTTATATAGTTAACTATACTATTTTAGGAAATAACTTTTTCTAgacttttagctattttatttaagtcTTACAATACTATAGGGTAAGTGACTCTAAGCTGCACAGTATGCTGTCTCGCTCGCTTATCGCCTACGTTAATGAGTTTCTTGCTTTATTAATCGGAAATAGTTCTATAAGGAGTAATTGAAAAgtgtcagacattacgtgtattcggttcattgatgtgaattggtgtattcatgttgtgttctgcTGAAATCTGCCCCTTggaggttttaccatttcggctgtaatcttaaagtatccctgcttgcacgtgaggccccagcacctgttcaacaaaAAGCTGGAACTTTGTGGAGGTTTATTTGTACCATCCGCCACCACTTAAAGAATCACACTACTTAAAGCATAGCACAAAAAAGCATCGCCCCATACAAAATCAaataacgtacatgataagctTGCGTGACAAACAAGCTTGCGTGACAAAAATTTCAGCCTTCAAAAATTAAAAACACCATAAAAATACAGCAAACCGCTGAATCAATTGAAACTAATCGCTGTGTTCACCATCAGAAACTGTAACAACTATCTGACACCTTCTTGCATTATGACCGGTCTTGCCGCATGTTCCACAGCGCCTTTCCTTCGCTCGTGCCGACCCTTCTTGGCCACCACCTCTTgacgattcggccactacctgcgtaCCACCatctatctgatcaattgctCGCCTTCCTTCCTCTACTGTCATtgcccctcctttctgtagtcgGGTTCTTTTCGCCCTTCGCCGCTGGCTcagtatctcatttgcttgCCGAAGATGTTGAACCTCAGCTGTCAATAAGGCAACCTTGTGCATTACTGCCTTAGTTCCTTTGGAAAATGACTTTAATGCTTCCAAAATTGACTCTAGAGAGCTACTCTGGTGCCGTCTGATGCGTCTCTCGAGGTATTCAGATTGTGATCCGGCCTCGAGCAcggtctttggggtctttgagaCCCAAGCTGCCGAGGAgccagcctcctcctcaaccggCGTAGGggtccgtagctgcacatcaagctttgataCCACACTTTCCGGGTCAAGAGGAACAAGCCCAGCCCCTTTGAACGCTGCCTTGATATTTTCCTCTGTCATGGTGGCCTGGTAGGCAGCATGAAAGGCTGGAAAGAACTCAGTCTTGGAAACGTGAGTTATGAAGCATCGGATTAGATGCTCGATCTCTCTACCATAAGCCTGCTTGAGTACAGAAAATCATCCtacatcaagaggctggagcagatgagatgaatgagGTGGCATGCAAAGCGTGATGATCTTATTTGccttgcaatatctctcaaaatCGACAGAATGGTTACTCTCGTGCCCGTCGAGGATTAGAAGACGATAGCGATTTTTTGATCCCTTGGTTGTGCACCggtcaaagtgctttagccactcgagGCCTTTCTCATTATCAGTCCAACCGTTTTCGCTCGTCGCAATAGCCCAGTTGcccgggaggttgctttctcggtaccagttggcgaggtgatattggcccgcACCTATGATGAACGGCGGGATTGCCTGGCCTTCCGCATTGATCGCCTGAATAACCGTAATCCATTCTCGGTTTCCAGACTGCACTGATTTCGGCCTTCCACGCCTGTCTGTACCCGTAACGACCATTCCGCTTGCAATCATACCCATAagaaagccagtctcatcaaagttgtAGATTTCATCTGATCGGATGCCGTACTTGGCGATTGTGTTCTCcacaagcctaaaccagtTGCGAATAGCAGTCGCATCTTCGCATTTAGCTCTTCGGTAATCATATTTACGAAAGAAacgcgtcttgagctctttgtGCCGCCTCACGAAGTTGgaagcccagcgcttgccgacgggTGACGCGTTGCGGTCGGCGAGCAATCGAttagccatttcttcaacaccacgcAGTCGTgggggaaatcctcgcgaatctaaGTCTAAAATGAACTGAACTATGATTTGTTCCTCCAGATCAGACAGTTTGCGTGACTTTGGGACCCAATCGCTTCGAGATTGAATGCCCTTCTGCCGGCGCCATAGGATCATACGGCCAACTTTATAGATCTCTGCAGCCCTCCGAAGCTTTAATTCTGGgtcattttgaagggcttgaaggGCCAGAAGGATTCTGCCCTAAATATTAGGGTCTGGCATATTTTATGGTTGAGAATCAATCGGTTAAATAGAAATGATGTAAGTTGAGGGATTTTTGTCACGCATGCTTGTTTGTCAcgcatgcttatcatgtacgttattTGATGTATGCAGAAACCAACCACCTTGTCCATTAAAATAAAGCCATTCGTATTTTCTATAGAGAATTACGTGAATTTTACTCTCTGCGAGGTTTTTTGACCTCCCGACCGCTGCGTGTGCGCTGGCGGTGCTTTGTCACGACCGTAAAGTCCTCACGTTCGTCCTCTGATCCGACACCCACCTCAATCACCGACTCGACCTTCTCATCTACATCTACCTCTATTTCTGCTTCCTTTGTGTCATGAAGAGCTTCCCCAGTCGCTAGAGCCTTTGCTAGAGTCATGAATCGTCGGTTCGGGTTCGGTACCGCCTTCCTTTTCCTCCCGCGCCGCACCTGGGCCATCTGCTCTTCGAGGCCAGCAATCCGTGAATTTTGAACGGCTACCTTTACCTCTAAAGCTTCTATCCCCTTTGCGATCTTACTATACTTCCGCCTGGTCGGTCGAATTCGGTGTTTGACCATTTCCCTCACTTGCCGACTCGTTTTCGGCGTATCATCTGAGTGCAGTTGAGGAGGGCTCGGCGTCTTGAACTCTTCCAGCAGTTTTTCTTTGTCCGGCTGAATTTCCGGATGTGCTAGAGCTTTGTGACGGTTGATAGGCCAGTTTGCAGTAAACCTCCAGCCGGATAAGATAATCTCCTTCCTCATGGCCGCCTCCCTGGCTTTCGCGTATACCCGAACaaagttgactttgtcaaccgGCGCAGAATCGGTCAAACTAGCCAGGTTTTGGAGTTCTTTCCGATACGCACCTTTGATGACATTAAAAATTGACATTAAAAATCCCATTATCTAATGGCTGCAGACCATGAGAACAATGTGCGGGTAGGTAGCAGCAGTAAACGTTATTCAGAAAGCACGTCGCCATCCACTCGTCCTAACTGCTCGTTAACGACCCTATAGCAGGCGACTCCGCAGCAAAAACACCAAAATACTCACCTGTGCATGGCTACCATGACCGTCAAGGATAATAAGTCTCGCATCCGATGCATCACGAGGCTCCGTTTGTGGTAGATAGACGTCCTTCAACCATTCGAGAGCTATATGGTTGTCGGTCCAGCCATTCGGGGATGTGATGTAGTGCCAGTCCGCTATTAATTCTAATTCGTTAAGGGACCACTGCTTCTGCAGCTCTTTtcctttaaagataattccTGGTTTCAAAGCACGGCCAGTTGCGGTGATAGCCTCAATAAACGAAGTCCAGGTGCGCGACTGAACGCATTTTAATagggccttcttctttgggtCGGAACTCCCAATTATGAGGCTATCCAAGCCTTATGGACAACTAATTAGTTATGCCCTATTAAAACCCATAGAGGACTTATAGAGGTCTTACCGAAACCCGCCATTATGCCGCCCTCGTCCACATTAACCGTATTTTCgggcttgatccagccatactCGTTCTCCCGGATATcgaagtaccaattgaccgCCTTCGGAGTAACGCCGTCAAATTTGGCGGCTTCTTGACGTTTTCCAAGCTTGGTAGATAGTTCTGAATGACGTTTGACGAACCTAGTGGTCCAGTGCTTGCCCAGTGGCTTGTTATCCCCCTGTTGACGGAGGAGGGCTTCGACGCAGCTTCGAAGTTGGCTATGCGTGAGAGCGTAGCCCAGGGACTCCTGCCGCAGAAGCCAACGAACGAGACGGACCTCCTGGCTCGTAGAAATATGTTGGTGGGGGTGGGTAGACTCTTTCCTGCTCGCTTGACCAGAAAGTCGTCTATAAATGGTCGATCGAGGCACTCCACGTCTCTGGGCCGCCTCAGTCGGCTATAGGCCTCTATCAGTAATATCGAGTATAGCCTCAGCTACGTCGTCTTCGGTATAAACACGCCGAACCATTGTGGCAGGAGTTCCATGAGTAAATTAGGTGATATGCCTACTGGAGTGAATGAAGTCGGATAGGCCGGATCAGGTGAAACTGAAAAGATTTCAAAGGGCTAGAGGACAAGGCCACGAGGCGGAACGGGAAAAATTGAGCTGATATTGAAATTTCATGAAATAAACTATACAGCACAGGTTTTGGCTTGTGAGTATCTTCATTCCTGGCCAAATGCGGTGTAATTGAAAATTCGGATTTTGTATGGGAATATTGAAATTTTGGTGGTCCATTAAGTGGGGGTGTCCATTAagtggtcctggatggtaGTACTGACGCAGCATCGTACATGTGGGTGATGGCAGCCTTTGTCTGGTGACACTCTTTGCAGAGTCAGAAACGGTGACCGGAACTGTCTTTCTCGATATCGTATCCGTGCTCCCATACCCATCCTGTCCGCTGCCTTCCgctgccttcttctttgtttAAGTTGCTGGACAAATACCCTAGGAGGCGATGCCAATCGATGCCTTCGTACCCTAAGTGAGCTGTCGAAGAAATGTCCACATTCGCTTCTGCATTGTCATCGGATCGATTGAAGCTAGTTGCTGTATCGGGGTCGCTGTTGGCTGTAGAGGTTGTTGAAAACAGCGCAGCTGAGATGACAGGATTCGTAGACGGAGCCATTGGGAGCGAGGGTGTGGGGGCAGGTGGCTTCGTCAGGCAAATCGAAACGCGACGGACGCAATAACTTTAAGGTACGCGTTGGTAGGGAGTGGGTCAACCTGGGGTTACAGTACCAACAATGATTGGTCAGTGCTTCTATCCAAATGAATCCAGATATCCAAATAAATTCGGCTCCTGCaatttgatttgatttgagTTCATTTCGACTcgatttgatttgatttgatttgaaTTTATTTGAATTTATTTGATTTCATTTATTTGTTGACAAGCCTGTACAATCCTAAACTCTTATCTCAATAAGAACAACCAAGTTTCATAAAATATATTTCACCgagcactactgcgcaatataaacaacacTTAGGGGGCTGGAAGGGCCCAGTGTTAAGTAAGGGGATGCATTATGGGTAGTTAACTATTAGAGATGCCTGGGAATGTCCCATAAGTACTTAGAACAGTATGCACCGATCTCCGAGTCTGCTTACGGTTTAGCCGGTCATCATGGTACATAGCAGGCACATTATTCCATTGAAATGGTAACCTCCTTCAGAACCAATCCAATTGCAGCGACAGATATGAAGCCAAGATCCTTGCTTTTGTTGCTTCGTTGTAACCATAAGACATTGCTACAAGGGTCTGGCCATGGACTGTGCGCCTGTCTCACGTTGACCTGGGACCGCAGGCTAGTATTCCCCACTTGGCGTAATTTGTCACGCCAATGATAACCTCCTCAGGAATCAATTTCGAGGCGCGCAGCGCCTGCCGGATTTTCAAGTGGCCGCCCAGCGCCCCCTAAAACAAGCGTAGGGATGGTCTACAGCAACCTATAAACTCTCATATCTTCCCATGCTTTGATTCACAACTCGCCCCCTCGAACACTCGCACCTTTTTACGGCGTCTGAGCCTTTCGCCACGACGCGATTGGGTGTAACACGAAGCTCGCTCGATAAGGAGGAATTGCTGAGTTGTAGTACAGAACGTCACGAACCAGGCTCGACAATCAGACCAGGCCAGCTGGAGAAGTCAACTCAACCAGGTCTCCCAACCAGGATGGCAGTCACCAGAAGCTCTAGGACGTCTTCCTCTACGTCGTATTCAAAGAATGTCAAACCTTGCGACGTTCACAATCAGCCGCCCGCCAATTTGTTCAAGTCCATCTCCACCGAGCAGGGATCGCGACGATATCCTTTTCGTCATCTAGAACGGAGAAGACCTGGGCAAGACTCTACAGTAGCCAGGCCTACCCCAGCTTCCAAGAAGTTACTGGCCATACCGACAAACTCTGCTGTTGATCTGAGCCAAGCTAGATCACATCGCCACAGCAACTCAGATCTTTCCCAGCATTGCAAGCGATCATTCAAACCCATCGATAACCACCGGGCCAAACGTCGCATGGATAATCTTCAAAAGTTCAACATGGCATGCATACGTTCCGCCAACGAGACTGTGAAGATATGGGAGGGCTGGGTTGCGGCCAATAGGAAGTCGCCATATGAGATGAAGCGCAACGCTGCTCTTGCGACTACAGCCATTCAGACTTTCCATTATTATACTAAGAATTTTGAGGATGTGGCAGGAGATAATAAACCAAAGCTTTACAAGCACAAGACCATTCAGCGGCTAAATGATAGTGTACGAAGGATGCTACCAGGACTTCCGATAGTATGATGATTCATACTTTGGTGCTGGGTCATGTATTTTAGGAAATTTACCTACTAAAATGCGATTTGTGTGTTGGCGGACAATCAGCGGGCAGCTTGCCCATTTTGCCTCTCCATCGCCGTCTCTTACCGTCATAAGACTAGAGCGAGCATAAGTCCTGCCTGTGCTGACCACAGAGatttctctcttcaacaagaccaagaac is part of the Fusarium oxysporum Fo47 chromosome VII, complete sequence genome and harbors:
- a CDS encoding NmrA family protein, which produces MYWALCLSSTEKPGVLFPTVGLSHWPTIPIATVATVLVIGASGRVGSHVVKGLDANCEGITVRLATSRATTAERWRREGRQAVILDLEKPETLPAALKGIDRVFIVTGGTAAMLYQSKMLIDASAAAGVKFVVHLGVYSSGRDHIPHFGRHDMVETYIKASGLAWTNLHPNVILDSVLVTEPSTTEKGSFDVMWGEAAFGWVSAADIGTVAAAVLREGPEKHAGADYSLSPEILTGPQAAAIITEATGIKIKCNVLTSEGLAAKLTSIPDAGTRLYLESAVQTMRLGESGQMHYQATARDDFQTVMGRPATTLYDWARRNLSPKT
- a CDS encoding uncharacterized protein (expressed protein); translated protein: MAVTRSSRTSSSTSYSKNVKPCDVHNQPPANLFKSISTEQGSRRYPFRHLERRRPGQDSTVARPTPASKKLLAIPTNSAVDLSQARSHRHSNSDLSQHCKRSFKPIDNHRAKRRMDNLQKFNMACIRSANETVKIWEGWVAANRKSPYEMKRNAALATTAIQTFHYYTKNFEDVAGDNKPKLYKHKTIQRLNDSVRRMLPGLPIV
- a CDS encoding thioesterase-like superfamily-domain-containing protein translates to MSNSHLPNSHAAVTPTWRPFNFPRTPLPDAIKTSPVADSDGQRYSGSVPLDWCGNGGRRLAAHGGYCATVLMMTARQYYRDKHGSLGNMEPLNMSVEFLEPLPQGRFEIALETLSRGKRTSTIEARLKSLELHEHKICTVAVVRLGILRDDGQVTNMQPSVWRVPDRTMDCVRWSDASYYYMNPPASTIRVYTPNDGNSPLWSERFGGQNTRYQWAKLDDGGEFGFEHLPVLADLVPPIFLNYAENGMEAASSWGIPTTALNIMFRSEITPEDWLLTRTTMNRIHGGRFDMNIEILNEHGQLLASCVQLCSVIPIGKSNSKTAGNL